A stretch of Bacteroidetes Order II. bacterium DNA encodes these proteins:
- a CDS encoding ATP-binding cassette domain-containing protein: MTYSIQINSLTHHFENQQKVLNNINIAVPQGSIYGFLGPNGAGKTTSLRLMLGLLQKQKGKIEILGKTFEKNRIEILKQTGSLIEYPSIYGQLTAYQNVLVWQKIYQCSKSRIDEVLHIVGLSETGNKKASNFSLGMKQRLGLAIALLNNPSLLILDEPTNGLDPNGIIEIRELLINLNKEQGITIVISSHLLSEIEKLVTHIGLIHKGNVLFEGTLNELLETQKKASFVIANTSNNTKAIELLQSMCKPILQNAKIQMNVRTDEEISKIVQALVMQNIDVYEIYRSNADLESIFMNYIN, from the coding sequence ATGACATATTCTATACAAATAAATAGTCTTACTCATCATTTTGAGAATCAGCAAAAGGTACTTAACAATATCAATATCGCCGTGCCACAAGGAAGTATATACGGTTTCTTAGGACCAAATGGTGCTGGAAAAACGACCTCACTGCGGTTGATGCTGGGCTTATTACAAAAACAAAAAGGTAAAATTGAAATCTTAGGAAAGACATTTGAAAAGAACAGAATTGAAATACTCAAACAAACGGGTTCACTTATCGAATATCCTTCTATCTATGGACAGCTTACAGCATATCAAAATGTATTGGTCTGGCAAAAAATTTATCAGTGTAGCAAAAGCAGAATAGATGAAGTATTGCACATTGTAGGTTTATCGGAGACAGGTAATAAAAAAGCAAGTAATTTTTCTTTGGGTATGAAACAACGGTTGGGTTTGGCAATCGCTTTACTCAATAATCCGAGTTTGTTAATTTTAGACGAACCTACCAATGGACTTGACCCTAATGGTATCATTGAGATTAGAGAATTACTTATTAATCTAAATAAAGAGCAAGGCATCACGATTGTAATTTCCAGCCATCTTTTGAGTGAAATTGAGAAATTGGTAACACATATTGGGCTTATTCATAAAGGGAATGTGCTGTTTGAAGGTACATTAAATGAATTGCTTGAAACACAAAAAAAAGCGAGTTTTGTAATTGCAAATACTTCCAATAATACCAAAGCCATTGAACTATTACAATCCATGTGTAAACCCATTTTGCAAAATGCTAAAATACAAATGAATGTGCGTACAGATGAAGAAATTAGTAAAATAGTACAAGCATTGGTCATGCAAAACATTGATGTGTACGAAATTTATAGAAGCAATGCAGATTTGGAAAGTATTTTTATGAATTATATCAATTAA
- a CDS encoding S41 family peptidase, with product MKNITCLVLAFLLNYNFMMAQSPTNKLNFQEKNTVINTFCKLLNENYVYPDKAINICEALMSNNQNGKYDSLVNPNSLAQELNKDIRSLYIDKHLLIDYNPELEKDINIFNASKTGKTKILNQDDSEDRKKNYFFKKLEILPSNIGYMEFTNFSKLSTSVSKTIHASMQFLSNTDALIIDLRNNRGGNGETAGEILSYFFEGKQKTGKTFNRMTNKWTDNFVENKKTITGGLLMKMPIYILTSDQTYLAAESFAYILQTIKNATVIGDRTRGGAHIARSFSIGNGFVCFIPYARSENIITKTDWEVKGVIPKLKVEDDKCLSIAKEVILEAKLKSAKNESERNQIQYLVNYYKSKNVKFAIDSAIIQKFVGKYEYFEVTVSNNQLYFMDTKNFKKAVDMIPISNTLFQIGYDYQVEFIISKNSGDCTGMKMFWDDGYEEIISKSNK from the coding sequence ATGAAAAATATTACCTGTCTTGTATTAGCTTTTTTGCTAAACTACAATTTTATGATGGCACAAAGTCCAACAAATAAACTCAACTTTCAAGAAAAAAACACAGTTATTAATACGTTTTGTAAATTACTAAATGAAAACTATGTCTATCCAGATAAGGCAATTAATATTTGTGAGGCATTGATGTCAAATAATCAAAATGGAAAATATGATAGTCTTGTCAATCCTAATAGTTTAGCTCAGGAACTAAATAAAGACATTCGTTCACTTTATATTGATAAGCATTTACTGATAGACTATAACCCTGAACTTGAAAAAGATATAAACATATTTAATGCTTCAAAAACAGGTAAAACAAAAATCCTTAATCAGGATGATTCAGAAGATAGAAAAAAGAATTATTTTTTTAAAAAATTAGAGATCTTGCCTTCGAATATTGGATACATGGAATTTACAAATTTCTCAAAACTATCTACTTCAGTTAGTAAAACCATTCATGCATCTATGCAATTCCTATCAAATACTGATGCTTTAATAATTGATTTAAGAAATAACAGAGGAGGTAATGGAGAAACAGCAGGCGAAATATTAAGCTACTTTTTTGAAGGAAAACAAAAAACAGGAAAAACATTTAACAGGATGACTAATAAATGGACTGATAATTTTGTTGAAAATAAAAAAACTATTACTGGTGGTCTTTTAATGAAAATGCCAATATATATTCTAACAAGCGACCAAACCTATTTAGCAGCTGAGTCATTTGCTTATATCTTGCAAACAATTAAAAACGCAACCGTAATTGGTGATAGAACAAGAGGTGGAGCTCATATAGCAAGAAGTTTTAGTATTGGCAATGGTTTTGTTTGTTTTATACCTTATGCAAGATCAGAAAATATAATTACAAAAACTGATTGGGAGGTAAAGGGCGTAATACCAAAATTAAAAGTTGAAGATGACAAATGTTTATCCATTGCTAAAGAAGTTATTTTAGAGGCAAAACTTAAAAGTGCAAAAAATGAAAGTGAGAGAAATCAAATCCAGTATTTGGTTAATTATTATAAATCAAAAAATGTGAAGTTTGCGATTGATTCAGCGATTATTCAAAAGTTTGTAGGCAAGTACGAATACTTTGAAGTGACTGTAAGCAACAATCAATTATATTTTATGGATACAAAAAACTTTAAAAAAGCTGTTGATATGATTCCAATTTCAAATACACTCTTTCAAATAGGTTATGATTATCAGGTAGAGTTTATTATTAGTAAAAATAGCGGAGATTGCACGGGAATGAAAATGTTTTGGGACGATGGTTATGAAGAAATCATTTCAAAAAGTAACAAATAA
- a CDS encoding MarR family transcriptional regulator: MEKLSNIIFYTLEKSIKTYRQFAQRNISAAGFTITIDQWLVLKTIQEDSSISQQQLALKVFKDFASITRIIELLVKNGYLIRNFHKEDRRRFELTLSKEGVTIIKSLEPVINKNRTKALYGLSVEDIENLQTSLNKIISNLNNK; the protein is encoded by the coding sequence ATGGAAAAATTAAGTAATATTATTTTTTACACCTTGGAAAAGTCTATCAAGACTTATCGTCAATTTGCTCAAAGGAATATTTCAGCCGCAGGCTTTACCATAACAATTGACCAGTGGCTTGTCCTTAAAACAATTCAAGAGGACTCATCCATAAGCCAACAACAATTAGCTTTAAAGGTTTTTAAAGACTTTGCTTCTATAACGAGAATTATAGAATTATTGGTTAAAAACGGCTACTTAATTCGCAACTTTCATAAAGAAGATAGGAGAAGATTTGAATTAACTCTTTCAAAAGAAGGTGTTACAATTATTAAATCTCTTGAACCTGTAATTAATAAAAATAGAACCAAAGCTTTGTACGGGTTATCTGTTGAAGATATTGAAAATTTGCAAACATCGCTTAACAAAATTATATCAAATTTAAATAACAAATAA
- a CDS encoding Lar family restriction alleviation protein, whose protein sequence is MKLNKMQKIEYTDHNGNVFLADVMLPCPFCGADGELYFIGNNASPKGRKAVAKCTNKDCRCEIVNATLRHNTEWVANVTLSAWNRRVGGHGA, encoded by the coding sequence ATGAAACTTAATAAGATGCAGAAAATTGAATATACAGACCATAACGGCAATGTTTTTTTAGCCGATGTTATGCTCCCGTGCCCATTTTGCGGTGCGGATGGCGAACTTTATTTTATTGGCAATAATGCTTCACCAAAGGGTAGAAAGGCAGTTGCTAAATGCACCAACAAAGATTGCAGGTGCGAAATAGTAAACGCTACTTTAAGGCACAATACAGAATGGGTTGCTAATGTTACTTTGTCCGCTTGGAATAGGCGTGTCGGAGGGCATGGAGCATAA
- a CDS encoding alpha/beta hydrolase encodes MIHTNLGKIAVYPKLADSDKTPIIFLHGVYFDHHLWDEVIDSIQDRTTYSVDMPFHGLSKEITKNDWSLNDCTEMLLEILDSLKITQVIAVGHSWGSMTILRAASKQPERFESVLLCNMPFLAATKKQKITFGLQHSMLIFRNFYTKQAAKALFGKTSLKENPSLVDQLKRPMNLLSNAQIKHTDKAVIADAEDASELITNLKVRALALKGIEDYVPAPPSIETIIIKGGHISPLEQPHEILSLVRKLSN; translated from the coding sequence ATGATTCACACAAATCTTGGTAAAATTGCCGTCTATCCGAAATTGGCTGATTCAGATAAAACACCAATCATTTTTCTTCACGGCGTGTATTTTGACCACCACCTGTGGGATGAGGTAATCGATTCTATTCAAGACCGAACGACTTATTCCGTTGACATGCCATTTCATGGTTTGAGTAAGGAAATCACCAAAAACGACTGGTCACTGAATGATTGTACCGAAATGCTTCTTGAAATTCTGGATAGTTTGAAGATTACCCAAGTTATTGCTGTCGGGCACTCGTGGGGCAGTATGACCATTCTTCGAGCAGCATCCAAGCAACCAGAGCGATTTGAGAGTGTTTTGCTTTGTAATATGCCCTTTCTTGCTGCCACAAAAAAACAAAAGATCACGTTCGGACTTCAGCATTCCATGTTGATATTCAGAAATTTTTACACGAAACAAGCCGCCAAAGCATTGTTTGGAAAAACATCGCTAAAAGAAAATCCTTCTCTAGTCGATCAACTAAAACGACCAATGAATTTGTTATCAAACGCTCAGATTAAACACACGGACAAAGCGGTAATTGCAGATGCCGAAGATGCGAGCGAATTGATTACAAATTTAAAGGTCAGAGCGCTTGCTCTCAAAGGAATTGAAGATTATGTGCCTGCACCTCCAAGCATTGAAACGATAATTATTAAAGGTGGTCATATTAGTCCTTTGGAACAACCTCATGAAATTTTAAGTCTCGTGCGGAAACTATCCAATTAA
- a CDS encoding NAD(P)H-binding protein produces MKVTIFGATGFSGQGILAEALKQGHEITILVRDASKVSIKHKNLTIVEGNVLDPQTVASVLNHQEAVIQCLGVGGKGDGKPTTFISDATKIIVDEMQKQNIKRLIVMSNVGAGNSIAFQPWFFTKIILPYFMKWLKVIIEDKNRMEPIIMNSNLDWTIVRCPNIVDKPAKGTCNATLDGKGLKLSITLTDLSKFMVDQLQQTAFIKQAPSVSN; encoded by the coding sequence ATGAAAGTAACCATCTTCGGTGCTACGGGCTTTTCAGGTCAAGGTATTTTAGCAGAAGCCCTCAAACAAGGACATGAAATAACCATTCTGGTGCGTGATGCATCCAAAGTTTCCATCAAACACAAAAATCTAACAATTGTCGAAGGAAATGTGCTCGATCCTCAAACAGTTGCTTCCGTTTTGAACCATCAAGAAGCGGTCATCCAATGCCTGGGAGTTGGTGGCAAAGGCGACGGCAAACCAACCACCTTTATTTCAGATGCTACGAAAATCATTGTTGATGAAATGCAAAAGCAGAACATCAAACGCCTTATTGTCATGAGTAATGTGGGAGCAGGAAACAGCATTGCTTTTCAACCCTGGTTTTTTACCAAAATCATTCTTCCTTATTTCATGAAATGGCTGAAAGTCATCATCGAAGATAAAAATCGAATGGAACCCATCATCATGAACAGCAACCTCGATTGGACGATTGTTCGTTGTCCTAATATCGTTGACAAACCAGCGAAAGGAACATGCAACGCTACCCTCGATGGCAAAGGGCTCAAACTGTCTATCACTCTAACTGATTTATCCAAATTTATGGTTGACCAGTTGCAACAAACAGCGTTCATTAAGCAAGCGCCATCCGTAAGTAATTAA
- a CDS encoding SDR family oxidoreductase: protein MKEIALITGASSGIGYEIAKLFAADKTDLLIVARSENKLLEIKKEFEEKFKVDVFIVAADLSSQEGIQTVYEVVHSNNLIVNYVVNNAGFGDYGSFIDRSMEKYKEMIQLNIVSLTELSYHFGKEMVKRGKGRILNVASMAGLQPDPNFAVYGATKAYVISVSEAIHKEFEKTGVTVTVLSPGATASNFMDRADMNNAKLYASGVMTSLDVAREGYNGMMKGKLHVIPGFKNKILGFFSGIMPPGKLRLSVAAKIMAEK, encoded by the coding sequence ATGAAAGAAATCGCATTAATAACAGGAGCTTCATCTGGAATAGGATACGAAATAGCCAAACTATTTGCAGCAGACAAAACAGATTTGCTCATAGTGGCAAGAAGCGAAAATAAACTTCTGGAAATTAAAAAAGAATTCGAAGAAAAATTCAAGGTAGATGTATTTATTGTTGCGGCTGATTTATCCTCCCAAGAAGGAATACAAACTGTTTATGAAGTGGTTCATTCAAACAACTTAATCGTAAATTATGTAGTAAACAATGCCGGTTTTGGAGACTATGGCTCCTTCATCGATAGAAGCATGGAGAAATACAAAGAAATGATTCAATTGAATATTGTAAGTCTCACAGAATTAAGCTATCACTTCGGAAAAGAAATGGTCAAGCGTGGAAAAGGCAGAATTTTAAATGTTGCTTCCATGGCGGGACTTCAACCAGATCCGAACTTTGCTGTTTATGGCGCAACCAAAGCGTATGTTATCAGTGTATCAGAGGCCATTCATAAAGAATTTGAAAAAACAGGTGTTACCGTAACTGTTTTATCTCCTGGGGCCACCGCATCGAATTTTATGGATCGTGCGGATATGAATAACGCCAAATTATACGCAAGTGGAGTTATGACCTCATTGGATGTTGCGCGAGAAGGTTACAATGGCATGATGAAAGGAAAACTCCATGTGATTCCAGGTTTTAAAAATAAAATACTAGGATTTTTCTCGGGCATTATGCCTCCAGGGAAATTGAGATTAAGTGTTGCCGCTAAAATTATGGCAGAGAAATAA